A part of Pseudomonas lutea genomic DNA contains:
- a CDS encoding amidase: MHLSEYTEQDATGLSQLIEAGHVSADEVRTAALRAIEVLNPQINAVIETWDDERSPRTGAFNGVPVLIKDVGITAKGRRNELGSRLALGCTAESDTQLMTRLRLAGLLPLGRTTTPEFAASTTTESRLHGATRNPWDLQRSAGGSSGGSGAAVAAGMVPIAHATDGGGSIRVPASMCGLFGLKPSRGRVPVGPDIDEVWSGLAVHGLLTRSVRDSAALLDAIHGSAAGDPFRIPVPAESFLAQSRRTPGSLRIGVQTRPLNGHALHPSVGRALQQAARQLEALGHRVEEIEPDIGMSWAAFVELNGRFWSSNTAAWVDAIAAATGRSIDASHLEPATLALYQYGKGLSATELLGALFERNTVARKLGGFFEAYDLLLSPTLPSLAPMIGHYNAAQEQLDGRGWMNHVFDQSPFTALANVIGAPAMSVPLSHDPETGLPIGMQFMAGFGEEGMLLGLAGQLEREMAWATRRPRLWAGNY, translated from the coding sequence ATGCACCTGAGTGAATACACCGAACAGGATGCCACCGGCCTGAGTCAGCTCATCGAGGCCGGACATGTGAGTGCCGACGAGGTTCGTACTGCGGCTTTGCGCGCCATCGAAGTGCTCAACCCGCAGATCAATGCGGTGATCGAAACATGGGACGACGAACGCTCGCCGCGAACAGGCGCGTTCAACGGGGTGCCCGTTCTGATCAAGGACGTGGGCATTACGGCCAAGGGGCGGCGCAACGAACTGGGCAGCAGGCTGGCGCTGGGCTGCACTGCCGAGAGTGATACGCAGCTCATGACCCGTTTGCGTCTTGCCGGCCTGTTGCCATTGGGCAGGACCACGACACCCGAGTTCGCGGCGAGCACCACCACGGAAAGCCGTCTGCATGGCGCGACCCGCAATCCCTGGGACCTGCAGCGAAGTGCCGGAGGTTCCAGTGGCGGCTCTGGCGCAGCCGTCGCGGCAGGTATGGTGCCGATCGCTCACGCCACCGACGGCGGCGGTTCCATTCGCGTGCCGGCTTCCATGTGCGGCCTGTTCGGCCTGAAGCCGAGCCGCGGACGTGTGCCCGTGGGGCCAGACATCGATGAGGTCTGGAGCGGCCTTGCCGTACACGGCCTGCTCACCCGATCGGTGCGCGACAGTGCAGCATTGCTGGACGCGATTCATGGCAGCGCAGCGGGTGATCCCTTCCGGATTCCCGTACCGGCCGAGAGCTTCCTCGCGCAGTCCCGGCGCACACCGGGTTCATTGCGCATCGGTGTGCAGACGCGGCCGTTGAATGGCCACGCGCTGCACCCTTCAGTCGGCAGGGCACTGCAACAGGCGGCCCGGCAACTTGAAGCCCTAGGGCACCGGGTGGAAGAAATCGAACCGGATATCGGCATGAGCTGGGCGGCTTTCGTTGAACTGAACGGGCGGTTCTGGTCGTCCAACACGGCGGCCTGGGTGGATGCGATTGCAGCCGCAACCGGGCGTAGCATCGATGCAAGCCATCTGGAGCCGGCCACGTTGGCGCTGTACCAGTACGGCAAAGGCCTGAGTGCCACCGAATTGTTGGGCGCTTTGTTCGAGCGCAACACCGTCGCCCGAAAGCTTGGCGGCTTCTTCGAGGCTTATGACTTGCTGCTGTCGCCCACCTTGCCAAGCCTGGCCCCGATGATCGGCCACTACAACGCTGCGCAGGAGCAGCTGGACGGGCGAGGCTGGATGAACCATGTATTCGATCAGTCTCCGTTCACTGCGCTGGCGAATGTCATCGGTGCGCCGGCGATGTCCGTTCCGCTGTCCCACGACCCTGAAACCGGCTTGCCCATCGGCATGCAGTTCATGGCCGGATTTGGCGAGGAAGGCATGCTGCTGGGGCTGGCTGGGCAACTCGAGCGCGAGATGGCCTGGGCCACTCGTCGGCCGCGCCTTTGGGCGGGCAACTACTGA
- a CDS encoding TetR/AcrR family transcriptional regulator, which produces MRPSPIPQLPPRERIIEAATALFMEQGITRVSVDAIAARAASTKMTVYRHFENKDALVLEWLGQLIESYADALDRMAAQYPDSPRRQLLGFVDYIVQDLERSGYRGCPFTNTLAEVAEDDHPVRAMIQQHKQQQFARLTALCAAMHLNEPGHVAEELTLLMEGAQVVAQNRGIEHVGERLTAMVQRRLRS; this is translated from the coding sequence ATGCGCCCCTCACCTATTCCTCAGTTGCCGCCCAGAGAGCGCATCATCGAAGCCGCCACTGCGCTGTTCATGGAGCAAGGGATCACGCGCGTCAGCGTGGATGCCATCGCCGCCCGGGCCGCGTCGACCAAGATGACGGTCTACCGCCATTTCGAAAACAAGGATGCGCTGGTGCTGGAGTGGCTGGGGCAACTGATCGAAAGCTACGCCGATGCTCTGGACCGGATGGCAGCGCAGTACCCTGATTCGCCGCGTCGGCAATTGTTGGGATTCGTCGATTACATCGTGCAGGACCTTGAGCGCTCGGGTTATCGCGGCTGCCCGTTCACCAACACGCTGGCCGAAGTGGCCGAGGATGATCATCCCGTCCGGGCGATGATCCAGCAGCACAAGCAACAGCAGTTCGCCCGACTGACCGCCCTCTGCGCCGCCATGCACCTGAACGAGCCTGGGCATGTCGCCGAGGAGCTGACGTTATTGATGGAGGGCGCTCAGGTGGTGGCGCAAAACAGGGGCATTGAGCACGTCGGTGAACGCCTGACCGCGATGGTGCAGCGGCGGCTGCGGTCGTAA
- the leuD gene encoding 3-isopropylmalate dehydratase small subunit — protein sequence MQPFTRVQGIAAPLPAANVDTDVIMPKQFLKGIDRSGLDRGVFFDLRFLADGTPNPDFVLNQAPWQNANFLVVGPNFGCGSSREHAVWGLQQLGIRALIGTRFAGIFYDNCQRNGVLVITLTPPELKALSDRISQGDTASIAIDLESQRIELCDGQSIDFEIEALRKQSLMLGLDAIGTTLQRREAIEAFEARHLQENPWLV from the coding sequence ATGCAACCTTTTACTCGGGTTCAAGGCATCGCCGCGCCTTTGCCTGCGGCCAATGTAGACACCGACGTCATCATGCCCAAGCAGTTTCTCAAGGGCATCGATCGCAGCGGGCTGGACCGGGGCGTGTTTTTTGACTTGCGCTTTCTGGCCGACGGCACGCCAAACCCTGATTTTGTACTGAATCAAGCGCCGTGGCAGAACGCGAACTTTCTGGTGGTCGGGCCCAACTTCGGCTGCGGTTCAAGTCGGGAGCACGCGGTGTGGGGCTTGCAGCAGCTGGGCATCAGGGCGCTCATCGGCACACGCTTCGCCGGGATCTTCTACGACAACTGCCAGCGCAACGGGGTGTTGGTCATCACGCTCACGCCGCCCGAACTCAAGGCATTGAGCGACCGCATAAGCCAGGGCGACACGGCGTCTATCGCCATCGATCTGGAGAGCCAGCGCATCGAGCTCTGCGATGGGCAAAGCATCGACTTCGAAATCGAAGCCTTGCGCAAACAGTCGCTCATGCTTGGGCTGGACGCGATCGGCACGACGCTGCAGCGCCGCGAGGCCATTGAAGCGTTTGAAGCCCGCCATTTGCAGGAAAACCCTTGGCTGGTCTGA
- the leuC gene encoding 3-isopropylmalate dehydratase large subunit, which yields MTDLPKTLYQKHIDAHTVCELDDQGHVLLYIDRQVANEYTSPQAFSGLRQAGRGVWRPSATLCVVDHVNPTAPERNAAMADPGGARQVSYFEENCRDFGIELFNVLDKRQGIEHVVAPEQGFILPGMVIAAGDSHTTTYGALGAFGFGIGTSEIEHLLATQTLVYKRLKTLRVTVEGRPGPGLVSKDIIMELIRQIGASGATGYAIEFTGPAISALSVEARMTICNMAVEAGARGAFMAPDEKVYAYLADKPRAPKGELWNQAVARWQSLHTDVGARFDREVHMHIDKLQPMVTWGTSPDQAAAITGCVPDPSQEPDLILRQDLERALRYMDLTPGTALASIPISHAFIGSCTNARIEDLRDAARVVRGRSVAQGVRAMIVPGSTQVRDQAETEGLAQVFRDAGFEWRQSGCSMCLAMNDDVLNPGDRCASSTNRNFEGRQGAGARTHLMSPAMVAAAAVTGHLVDVRQFGAEV from the coding sequence GTGACTGACCTTCCCAAGACGCTCTATCAAAAGCACATCGACGCACACACCGTCTGTGAACTGGATGACCAGGGCCACGTGCTGCTTTATATCGACCGCCAGGTGGCCAACGAATACACCAGCCCGCAAGCCTTCAGCGGCCTGCGGCAAGCCGGGCGTGGTGTCTGGCGGCCCAGCGCGACGCTGTGTGTGGTTGACCATGTGAACCCTACGGCCCCGGAACGTAATGCAGCCATGGCGGATCCCGGTGGCGCGCGCCAGGTGAGTTACTTCGAGGAGAACTGTCGGGACTTCGGCATCGAGCTGTTCAACGTTCTCGACAAGCGCCAGGGCATCGAGCATGTGGTGGCGCCCGAGCAGGGCTTCATTTTGCCTGGCATGGTGATCGCGGCAGGGGACAGCCACACCACCACCTATGGCGCCCTGGGTGCCTTTGGTTTCGGCATCGGCACTTCTGAAATCGAACACCTGCTGGCGACCCAGACACTGGTGTACAAGCGGCTGAAGACCCTGCGCGTGACGGTTGAAGGCCGGCCCGGCCCTGGGCTGGTCTCCAAAGACATCATCATGGAATTGATCCGGCAGATCGGCGCGTCTGGCGCAACCGGCTACGCGATCGAGTTCACCGGGCCGGCCATCAGTGCGCTGAGCGTCGAGGCGCGCATGACCATTTGCAACATGGCGGTGGAGGCCGGCGCCAGGGGCGCATTCATGGCGCCGGACGAGAAAGTCTATGCCTACCTGGCCGACAAGCCTCGCGCGCCAAAGGGTGAGTTGTGGAATCAGGCGGTCGCGCGATGGCAGTCGTTGCACACCGATGTCGGCGCCCGGTTCGACCGCGAAGTGCACATGCACATCGACAAGCTGCAGCCCATGGTCACCTGGGGCACCAGCCCGGACCAGGCTGCCGCGATCACCGGCTGCGTGCCGGACCCCTCGCAAGAGCCTGATCTGATCCTGCGGCAGGACCTTGAGCGTGCGCTGCGTTATATGGACCTGACGCCGGGCACGGCGCTGGCGAGCATTCCCATCAGCCATGCGTTCATCGGCTCGTGCACCAATGCGCGCATCGAAGACTTGCGCGACGCGGCGCGTGTCGTCAGAGGCCGAAGCGTGGCGCAGGGCGTGCGCGCGATGATCGTTCCCGGCTCAACGCAAGTGCGCGACCAGGCCGAGACAGAAGGGTTGGCGCAGGTGTTTCGCGATGCCGGTTTCGAGTGGCGCCAGTCGGGCTGCTCGATGTGCCTGGCGATGAACGACGATGTGCTCAATCCGGGAGATCGCTGCGCGTCGAGCACCAACCGAAACTTCGAGGGGCGGCAGGGCGCGGGTGCGCGCACCCACCTGATGAGCCCGGCAATGGTTGCCGCTGCTGCGGTCACTGGCCATCTGGTCGATGTTCGTCAATTTGGAGCGGAGGTTTGA
- a CDS encoding alpha/beta fold hydrolase: MFAGFQTYKRHVNGVDINFRMGGTGPGLLLLHGHPQTHVIWHKVAPRLAEHFTVVAADLRGYGDSSRPAADAEHSNYSKRTMAMDNVRLMRSLGFEQFSVLAHDRGARVAHRLALDHPDAVQRLALLDIAPTLAMYEQTDEAFARAYWHWFFLIRPAPLPESLIEADPEQYLRSVMGSRSAGLTPFTDAAFAEYVRCLQLPGSARGICEDYRASAGLDLEHDRADIAAGRRLEMPLLALWGADGVVGRCFEPLKEWQKVASDVRGYALPSGHYIAEEAPERLLEAVEDFFPELLSARSPSGIPGGSQSHVPG; this comes from the coding sequence ATGTTTGCCGGATTCCAGACCTATAAACGCCACGTCAACGGCGTCGACATCAATTTTCGTATGGGCGGTACAGGCCCCGGTCTTTTATTGCTGCACGGCCACCCTCAGACCCACGTCATCTGGCACAAGGTCGCGCCTCGGCTGGCCGAGCATTTCACTGTGGTAGCGGCTGACCTTCGCGGCTACGGCGACAGCAGCCGGCCTGCCGCGGATGCCGAGCACAGCAATTACTCCAAGCGCACCATGGCGATGGATAACGTCAGGTTGATGCGCTCGCTCGGTTTTGAACAGTTCAGCGTGCTGGCCCATGATCGGGGCGCACGCGTTGCTCATCGCCTGGCCCTGGACCATCCCGATGCGGTGCAGCGCCTGGCGTTGCTGGACATCGCGCCCACGCTGGCGATGTACGAGCAAACCGATGAAGCCTTCGCCCGCGCGTATTGGCACTGGTTCTTTCTCATTCGGCCGGCACCGCTGCCCGAGAGCCTCATCGAGGCCGATCCCGAGCAATACCTGCGCAGCGTGATGGGCAGCCGCAGCGCGGGCCTGACGCCTTTTACTGACGCCGCTTTCGCCGAATATGTGCGGTGCCTGCAATTGCCTGGCAGCGCCCGGGGAATTTGTGAGGATTACCGCGCCTCCGCCGGTCTGGATCTGGAGCACGACCGCGCGGATATTGCCGCCGGGCGCCGTCTTGAGATGCCGCTGCTTGCCCTGTGGGGCGCCGATGGCGTGGTTGGCCGCTGCTTCGAGCCTCTGAAGGAATGGCAAAAGGTCGCGAGCGATGTGCGCGGTTACGCGCTGCCGTCAGGTCATTACATCGCCGAAGAAGCGCCCGAACGCCTGCTCGAAGCGGTTGAAGATTTTTTCCCCGAGCTGCTGTCGGCGCGTTCGCCGAGTGGCATTCCTGGAGGTAGCCAATCGCACGTGCCCGGCTGA
- a CDS encoding LysR substrate-binding domain-containing protein codes for MTLMKGSTPLPEDLRVFLTVIRKSGFASAADELGLSAAYVTKRIQILESTLGTRLLHRTSRRVSLTDDGERVKVWAMRILEDFQGMADELGDAHQTPRGRLHLCSSFGFGRNHVAPAVSMLAERYPELEIRLDLFDRVVDIVSEGFDLEIRVGDDLPGQHIGRQLVRNRRILCAAPGYLERRGTPQSLVDLEHHDCLVIKERDNAFGVWSLERDGAHETVKVRGPLSSNSGEIVLQWALDGRGIVLRSMWDAKPLLEQGKLVQVLPGYHQNANVWAVYPTRLAHSGKLRACVEFLENHFMALSI; via the coding sequence ATGACGCTCATGAAAGGCTCGACGCCGCTTCCCGAGGATCTGCGGGTATTCCTCACCGTGATCCGAAAATCCGGTTTTGCCAGCGCCGCCGATGAGCTGGGACTGTCGGCCGCCTACGTCACCAAGCGCATCCAGATCCTCGAAAGCACGCTGGGCACTCGCCTGCTGCACCGTACCAGCCGCCGCGTGAGCCTGACCGATGACGGTGAGCGTGTGAAGGTCTGGGCCATGCGCATTCTTGAAGACTTCCAGGGCATGGCCGACGAGTTGGGCGACGCTCACCAGACGCCTCGGGGCCGGCTGCATCTGTGCAGCAGCTTCGGTTTCGGTCGGAACCACGTGGCCCCGGCGGTATCGATGCTGGCCGAACGTTATCCCGAGCTGGAGATCCGTCTGGACCTGTTTGATCGGGTAGTGGACATCGTCAGCGAAGGCTTCGACCTGGAGATCCGCGTGGGCGACGACCTGCCCGGACAGCACATCGGCCGCCAACTGGTCCGGAACCGGCGCATCTTGTGCGCGGCGCCCGGCTACCTTGAACGCAGAGGTACCCCGCAATCGCTTGTGGACCTGGAGCATCATGATTGTCTGGTCATCAAGGAGCGCGACAACGCCTTCGGCGTGTGGTCACTGGAACGCGATGGCGCCCATGAAACGGTAAAAGTGCGCGGGCCGCTGTCGTCCAACAGTGGGGAAATCGTGCTGCAATGGGCGCTGGATGGCCGAGGCATCGTCTTGCGTTCGATGTGGGACGCCAAGCCGCTGCTGGAACAGGGAAAGCTGGTCCAGGTGCTGCCCGGCTACCACCAGAATGCAAATGTCTGGGCGGTGTACCCCACGCGCCTGGCCCACTCGGGCAAACTGCGCGCCTGCGTGGAGTTTCTTGAAAATCACTTTATGGCGCTGTCGATCTGA
- the glsB gene encoding glutaminase B: MQTLLNEILDEVRPLIGQGKVADYIPALADVPAEQLGIAVYGNDGTFYCAGDAQVPFSVQSISKVFSLVQAIGHSGEAIWQRLGHEPSGQPFNSLVQLEFERGRPRNPFINAGALVICDINQSRFAAPTLSMRDFARRLSGNPQVMIDARVADSEYQFRARNAAMAYLMQSFGNFHNEVETVLRSYFSYCALKMSCLDLARAFCFLANDGFCKHSGEQILTRRQTQQVNSIMATSGLYDEAGNFAYRVGLPGKSGVGGGIVAIVPGQFTVCVWSPELNAAGNSLAGMAALERLSSRIGWSVF, from the coding sequence ATGCAAACGCTGTTGAACGAGATCCTCGACGAAGTGCGTCCCCTGATCGGCCAGGGCAAAGTAGCCGATTACATTCCCGCGCTGGCCGACGTGCCAGCCGAACAGTTGGGCATTGCGGTGTACGGCAACGATGGCACCTTTTATTGCGCGGGTGACGCTCAGGTGCCGTTTTCAGTGCAGAGCATTTCCAAGGTGTTCAGCCTGGTTCAGGCGATTGGCCACTCCGGCGAGGCCATCTGGCAGCGCTTGGGTCATGAGCCCTCGGGGCAGCCGTTCAATTCGCTGGTGCAGCTGGAATTCGAGCGCGGGCGCCCGCGCAATCCCTTTATCAATGCCGGCGCGTTGGTGATCTGCGACATCAACCAGTCGCGTTTCGCCGCGCCGACCTTGTCGATGCGTGACTTCGCCCGGCGCCTGTCGGGCAACCCGCAGGTGATGATCGATGCCCGTGTGGCCGATTCGGAATATCAATTCCGCGCGCGCAACGCGGCCATGGCGTACCTGATGCAATCGTTCGGCAATTTCCATAACGAGGTCGAAACCGTGCTGCGCAGCTACTTCAGCTATTGCGCGCTGAAAATGAGCTGTCTGGATCTGGCCCGGGCGTTCTGCTTCCTGGCCAACGATGGCTTCTGCAAGCACAGCGGCGAGCAAATCCTCACCCGGCGGCAGACCCAACAAGTGAATTCGATCATGGCCACCAGCGGTCTGTACGACGAGGCCGGAAATTTCGCCTACCGCGTCGGTTTGCCCGGCAAGAGCGGCGTCGGGGGAGGGATCGTGGCGATCGTGCCGGGGCAGTTCACGGTGTGCGTGTGGTCGCCTGAGCTAAATGCCGCAGGCAACTCCCTCGCCGGGATGGCGGCGCTGGAGCGGCTGAGCTCGCGGATTGGCTGGTCGGTCTTTTGA
- a CDS encoding TetR/AcrR family transcriptional regulator, whose product MTTIKTPSKGGRPRQSEAGEVERRLLDAALQRFLACGLDGTSCEDIARTAGASKATLYARYANKEALFEAVVQRHVATLQVPSETTPSLALQDRLRHVGRGILEHALQPRTLAMMRLVIATSTRAPSLAAEVNRLGWEGGFLRVHSAILAGPDQPSDPDGLARQFIDLVFAPHQLRALLGEDREQLVRAIPERVEWGLKMVNAADLLR is encoded by the coding sequence ATGACCACAATCAAGACTCCATCCAAAGGCGGCAGGCCCCGGCAGAGCGAAGCGGGGGAGGTCGAGCGCAGGTTGCTGGATGCGGCCCTGCAGCGCTTTCTGGCCTGCGGTCTCGACGGCACGTCATGTGAGGACATCGCCCGCACGGCAGGTGCGAGCAAGGCCACCCTTTATGCGCGCTATGCCAATAAAGAGGCGCTGTTTGAGGCGGTGGTGCAGCGCCATGTCGCCACATTGCAGGTCCCTTCCGAGACCACGCCTTCGCTCGCGCTGCAAGACCGTCTGCGACACGTGGGCCGCGGCATTCTGGAACATGCGCTGCAACCCCGGACGCTGGCCATGATGCGCCTGGTGATCGCCACGTCTACCCGCGCCCCGTCGCTGGCCGCCGAGGTGAACCGCCTGGGCTGGGAAGGCGGGTTCTTGCGTGTGCATTCGGCCATTCTCGCAGGCCCGGACCAGCCGTCCGACCCTGACGGGCTGGCCCGTCAGTTCATCGATCTGGTATTCGCCCCGCATCAGCTTCGGGCATTGCTGGGCGAGGACCGCGAGCAGTTGGTCCGGGCCATTCCCGAGCGTGTGGAGTGGGGCCTCAAGATGGTCAACGCCGCAGACCTGTTGCGCTGA